TATTCTCGCCTTTCTTCTTTTCTTTCTGCTGTCGTTCTTTATCAGTTCGCTCAGCTTTTACTTCGTAGAGATATTCCCCTTCTATATCTTTTATTATGCGCTGATAACGCTTGCATCGGGCGCCGTGATACCTCTCGATTTCTTTCCAGAAGGAATCAGCGGCATGCTGGAATGGACTCCGTTCCCGTATCTTTTTTATTATCCGACGATGCTGCTCTTGCAGAAGCCCGGCCTGCCCGAATATTCCGACCTGCTTCTACGGTATGGCGTTCTGACCTTCGGATTGCTTTTGCCCTGTACTCTTCTTTATCGAACGGGTCTGCGCAAGCTGACCATCGCCGGAGGTTAACATGTCTGCCGAAGTTACTCAGATCGGACGCTGGCAGCGACTGTCGCCCTATATTCAGCTGATGAAATCGAGCATCCAGAGCCGCATGGAATACAGGGGCACGTTTATCGCCTTTCTGTTAACGATCGCCGGTTTTTATCTGGCGCAGATCGCCGTCATCGGCTTGATGCTCGGTCGTTTCGGCACGATCGGCGGCTGGTCGCCGGGCGAGATGGCCTTTCTCTATTCGCTGCTCATTCTTTCGACCGGATGCGTTTCGGCGATATTCTCGGGCATGCTCGACTTCTCGGAGTTCATTCGTGAAGGCACGTTTGACAGGCTGCTTCTGCGACCGCTCTCGACACTGGGGCAGGTTCTCGCCATGCGTTTTGATATGACGGGCTTCATGCATCTGCTTCTGGGTATCGCCGCACTGGCGTTTGCGACCGCCCTTCTCGATATTGAATGGACGACTGTGCGTGTCGCCTTCCTGATTCTGTCCGTGGCCGGCGGAGTTCTTATTCTGGGGGGAGTGCGCATCATCGTCGCCTCGATATGCTTCTTTACGGTACGCAATGAAAGCCTGCAGCATCTGATCGTCTTTTCGACGCGCGAGTTTTTGATGTATCCGGTCAGCATCTATATCAGGCCGGTGCAGATCTTTCTCACGTTTCTCTTCCCGATCGCCTTTGTGAATTTTTACCCGGCCCATGTTCTCCTGAATCGCGATGCAAATACGCTGATCGCCCCGGCCCTGGCCTACCTGGCCTTTCCCGTCGGCCTTCTCGTTTTTATCGCCTCGCTGTATTTCTGGAGGGTGGGGCAGCGCCACTACTCCAGCACCGGATCATGAAGCGCATTCTCTATCCCGACCATACGGCAGCCATCGCCGGCGTGCCCGAGCTGATGCAGGATTTCGCCGCGGCTAACGGCCTTGAGGCCTCGAGATATGAGTTATCTGATCTCCAGAAACTGCTTGCGAGTGAAGGCACGGCGTCTTCAGAGTTCGCCGCATGGCTTCAGGAAAGTCCCATCGCCCTTTTATCCGTTCCGACGACCGTTCGCATCGACGAAAGACTTCTTCGGCTAACAGAGGCAGAGGCCTTTGCAACGGCATCGACGGGCACCGATCATGTTGACTTTTCTTCTCTTGAAAGAGAAGGCCTGCCGTACTTTTCAGCGCCCGGTGAGAACGCCCTTTCCGTCGTCGAGTATGTGTTAGCCGCTCTTCCTCTTCTGTTTGATCCCGACAGACTCTGCAAAGCGGAAGGCGATTTCAGCCTGGGCATCGTCGGCTACGGTCGCATCGGCGGCGCCCTCGGTGCGGTCGCACACAGGCTGGGCTGGACGGTCAGAGCGTATGACCCGCCGCTTTTTCATTCAACAGAAGATGATCTGCATTCCGTTTTGCAGAGCGACGTGATCACCTTTCATGTTCCGCTGACGAAAGAGGGAAGGCATGCGACGCGCGGAATGATAACCGATACCTTTCTCGATCAGGCCAATCCTTCGTCGGTCTGGATCAACGCGGCAAGAGGCCCTGTTATTACTCCCGAGACGCTTCTCAGGCTATGCAGTGAATTCCGCACCGTCATCGATGTCTTTCCGTCTGAGCCTGCGAGGCCGGAGTGGCTCGAGAAGGCGACGCTCGTCAGTCCGCACGTGGCCGGCTACTCCTGGAAGGCGCGCTTTGCCGGAGTCTTTCGCGTTCTACAGAGCTTTGCTGTGGCCCGTTCTCTTCGTATGCCTTTCAGAATCGAAGACTATCGGCCGGAGCGGTTTGCGTTAAGCGGCCTCGATTTTCTGGAAGCGGAGTCGCAGTCGCTGAAATCTGATCCGGATTCCTTTTCTGAAAGGCGCAATCGTTACCCGACACGCAGCTCTATTCGCGACGAGATGGAACTCGGTCGGCTTGAGGGCCTTTCGGGCCTGAATGCAGGCTCGCCGCACGGACGTTATTTCGGTCGGATTTTCGAGGCATGGAACGAGCTGCATCTTTATTGAAAGGACAGGCTTTCGGCGCGGCCCTTGTCGACTGGTATAGAGAGAACGAGAGGGATCTTCCCTTTCGTCGCAGCCGTGATGCCTATCGCATCTGGATCTCTGAGATCATGCTGCAGCAAACAAGGGTCGCAGCCATGCTGCCGTCGTACGATCGCTTTATTCGAAGGTTTCCCGATCTCAGCTCTCTTGCCCTGGCCGATCTCGAAGAAGTTCTGCAGCACTGGAAGGGCCTCGGATATTATCAGCGCGCCCGTAACCTGCATCGAGCCGCCGGGCAGATGCACTCCGAGGGCCTGGAATCCGTGCCGATCGACTATGAGCGATTGCGATCGTATGCCGGTATCGGCCCGTATACGGCGGCGGCCATTGCAAGCATCGCCGGCGATCAGATGCATGCGGTGCTTGACGGTAATGTGAAGCGCGTGATCAGCCGGCTCCTTGATCGTATGGAAAGCGATCGAAAGCTTCAACAGATTGCCGACGATCTGTTAAAGAAATCGCAACAGAGGCCGTCGCTGTTTAACCAGGCTATGATGGAGCTGGGAGCGACGGTCTGCATTCCTAACCGACCTCTCTGTGATCGTTGCCCGGTGAGGCGTGATTGCCAGGCCGGCGCGCGGGGAGTGGATTATGCGGCGACCATTCCAGTCTCGCGAAAAGAAGCGCCGATTCCGCTTCATGTTCGCGTTTATGTTCACCGACGCAGGGGCGATGCAGGCAGAGAGTATGCTCTGATAGAGAATTCAAACGGACTCTTTTTGAAAGAACAGCTGAGCTTTCCCTATTCAGCGACGGAGGATGACAGGCCGGTATATCAGAGCCCTGGATTAACCGAAGGCGAAGGGGCTTCCGGGCAACGTCTGCTCGGAAGCTTCCGTCACAGTATTATGAAATGGCGGATGCGCTGCGACGTGATCCTTAGCGAGACCGCAGTTGCCGGCGCCCTTTGGCTTACTGACGACGAGATCGAGAAGAGGTTGCACAGCTCATTCGCCTCGAAGGTGCTATCGGTGCTCGGTAAGGTCGGTGCGGTCAAGGTGCTCGATCCTGTGGGCGAAGCGACGGATCGTGCTGACGATGATCCCACGTCGGATGAGTCGCGGCGAGTCAAGAAGCCGCGTGATCTCAAGGCCAAGAAGAAAGAACTGAACGAGAAAAAGCAGCACCATCAGACCAAGCGGAAGGGCGACCCAGATACCGTAGACGACTCCCGTGTTCGCAAAAAGCGGAATGATCTGCCTGAAAATGGCCGTAAAACCGAGAGAGATCGTTGAGGTAAGAAGCGCTCCGAGCCATGCGGCCGTCAGACTGACACCGGCGTTAGGCAAAAGCGAATACGAAAACGTGAAGAAGATATTCAGCGCGAAAAAAGCGAGCAGGTTCACAAGCAGGTGTCCGACCAGCGGACGCCACGTAGAGGGGATTTCGCTCTCGATCGGTTCGGTGCGCAGAACGGGAATCTCGCCCGGCTGCTTGAGAGCGATACGATCCAGCCTGAATCTATAAAGGGCGTTCTGGTCGGTTCCTATGCGAAAGCCTCCGGGCTCGGGCCGGAATACGGTTAACGACGACGCCTCGGGCCTGAAAATATCGACGCCCATCCAGCTTTCGCCTTCATCGAGGGAGGCCCGGATCTCGCCCGATTTCGTCCACAGAAAGAGCCGACCTGTGGCGTCGCGGATAACTCCGCTTACGCCTGAAGAAGGGGGAAGATGAAGCGCCGGAAATGTGCTGGCGAGGTCTTTATCGAGTATGGCCACGCGTCCCGTGCCTGTGAGGGCGAGCCATCCACCGCGCTCAGGGCGAGGCTGTAAGTCGATGATCGTCTCAGAAAGCGCCGGAACCGAGCGCGGTTCGCTCCACTGAAAGGCTGCAGGACTTTCGCGCAGCATCCCCCTTGCAGTCAGTATGTATCGCGAAGGCTCCTGGCCTGTGAAGATGATCGAGCGGTGTATCTCGCGAAAGGCCGTCAGATGCTGAACTTCCATGCGTTCCGGATGAATCTGCAAAAGGCGTGAGCCGCGCGGAGAGCTTAACAGAAGCAGCAATCGTTGCGGCTCGACACGCACCGATTCGATACGCGGAACGGAGGCCCCTCGGTCATAGGTGGATTGAAAGACGCGATAGTCCCAGCTCTGGCCTGCATCAAGCGAGAAAAACAGGAAGTTAGGCCGGGCTACGATATAGATGCGATCGCCCTGCACATAGATGGACTGCGCCGGGCCCAGCTGCTCCTTCCAGCGCTGATTCGAGCTTTCCTGCGCCTCGGTTGCTTCGACGTCGGGCGTGATATTACGTCCCGGAACGTTGAAGTCGGTCTTCTCGACGTAAAGGATTTCCTGTTCCTCTATATCATCTTTTCCGTTGCGTATCGTCAGACGATGGCGATCGCGCAGCAGATAGAGGCGATCGTTTTCGAAACGCATGTCGATAATGGCGGGATGGGAATAGGCGTTCTGAACGTCCGAGAGAACGTTAACCGTGATCAGAATAAAGAAAGGTGATACGACCAGCCAGCTTGTGAAGATGGAGTTGCGAATCAGCCACGGACGCGGTTTTACCCGAAAGATATGATTGGCCGTCTCTTCAAGATACGAGAAGATGTTGATGGCCGCGTAGATCATGAAAAGCAATCCGATGCCGGCAATCGTATTCGAGCGACCGAGAATATCGTCGAGGGCGTTGACGACGGGCTCGGCGCCCGTGATGCCGTACAGCTGAAAAAACGACGTTAACTGAAATCTCAGCTCTTCACGGTTCACGTTCGTGAAGCGCATGGCGATCGTCAGCAGCGGAACGATCGAGATCAAGAGAGAGTAGGCGATGGCGTTGGCCCGTTGTGTAAGCCCGTCACGGTAAAAGCGTCGAGCTGCCGTTTCGAGCAAATCGACAAGATTGGCGATCCGGTGCAGAATGCCCGAAAAGAAAGCGCCGCTCAAGGCCGACTCCTTTCACGTATAAAACGGACCTCGCGTAGAGCGGCTCTGTTTTCATTCTTGTTTATGCCTGTGCCATAAAGGCTTAGCACTTCGATGCGCATCCATCGCTGCTTCACCTGATCTGGAAATCCTTTAGATGGCGCAATGGTCGGCAGAGAGAGCGCCACGCGCTGTCCGTCTGCCGTATCGCGCAGCGGCACGTCGATCGACGAAACAAAGACAGGAGGATCGGGGAACTTATAGTCGTGGTTGATATGATAGAGCTGTTGCTCAAAGTAGCTCAGGCGTATGCGACTGGGACGACCCACACCCGCCGTATCGCCGGTGAACAGTTCGATGCCGACGATAGGATCGGGCTCGGGAATGCGGCCGGGGCGATGCGTCATGCCCGGACTGAGCATGATATACAGTCCCTCATAATGAACAGCCGCGGGCTGTGCGGGCTTGCTACTATCGCCCGTACCGGGGTCAAGTCGTCCTGAATCAGACCAGAAGGTGGTGAGATCACCGTCGCTGACCGCTTCGAGTCGGGTCTCGGTGAGCATGGAATGAGTGGACCAGCCGAGAAAGGGCTCTCTGTAAGCGGCCAGCGTCTGACGGGTGCCCTGGATCAGCGCAAACTGTATTATCAGAAATCCCGTCAGAAAGATGGCAATGAAGGCAACTCTGCCGCTTCTCAGCATACAGGAGAGGTTCCGGGAAATTCTATTTACCGTAAATCCATTTTCGTTTTTTCAGTTCATATAGAGAACAGAGGGTGCTATTAGATGGTGGAGGATGCCGCGAAAGGCGCAAATAGAGTGAGCGATCGAGCGAACCAGATCAGCCTGTGGGCCGGTATGCTCGGCCTGTGTTTTTTTCCTCTGTCGATCAGTCTGTCGCAGGGCTTTCTGGCCGTTGCGCTTGTCGCGCTGCTGTTTCGCGTTCGCCGGAGCGGGACGGCCGCCTGGACGGCTGATTTTCGCCGGGTTATCATTCTTGTTTTACTCCTGTACGGCAGCTGGTTTGTCTCGGCCGCTCTGCATGCTCTGATCGAAGGCTCTATCTCTCCGCTGCGGGCCGCTCTGCGATCCGATTTAAAGGACGTTTGGCTGGTCGGGACGGCCGTCTGGGTTTATCATCATGGAACTGCCTCTGAAAGACATCGTAGCCTGCTTCTGCGTGCCGTTGCCGTAGCCTTCTTTATCGTGATCGGTACGGGATTTCTTT
This region of Leptonema illini DSM 21528 genomic DNA includes:
- a CDS encoding NAD(P)-dependent oxidoreductase — translated: MKRILYPDHTAAIAGVPELMQDFAAANGLEASRYELSDLQKLLASEGTASSEFAAWLQESPIALLSVPTTVRIDERLLRLTEAEAFATASTGTDHVDFSSLEREGLPYFSAPGENALSVVEYVLAALPLLFDPDRLCKAEGDFSLGIVGYGRIGGALGAVAHRLGWTVRAYDPPLFHSTEDDLHSVLQSDVITFHVPLTKEGRHATRGMITDTFLDQANPSSVWINAARGPVITPETLLRLCSEFRTVIDVFPSEPARPEWLEKATLVSPHVAGYSWKARFAGVFRVLQSFAVARSLRMPFRIEDYRPERFALSGLDFLEAESQSLKSDPDSFSERRNRYPTRSSIRDEMELGRLEGLSGLNAGSPHGRYFGRIFEAWNELHLY
- a CDS encoding YhjD/YihY/BrkB family envelope integrity protein, producing MSGAFFSGILHRIANLVDLLETAARRFYRDGLTQRANAIAYSLLISIVPLLTIAMRFTNVNREELRFQLTSFFQLYGITGAEPVVNALDDILGRSNTIAGIGLLFMIYAAINIFSYLEETANHIFRVKPRPWLIRNSIFTSWLVVSPFFILITVNVLSDVQNAYSHPAIIDMRFENDRLYLLRDRHRLTIRNGKDDIEEQEILYVEKTDFNVPGRNITPDVEATEAQESSNQRWKEQLGPAQSIYVQGDRIYIVARPNFLFFSLDAGQSWDYRVFQSTYDRGASVPRIESVRVEPQRLLLLLSSPRGSRLLQIHPERMEVQHLTAFREIHRSIIFTGQEPSRYILTARGMLRESPAAFQWSEPRSVPALSETIIDLQPRPERGGWLALTGTGRVAILDKDLASTFPALHLPPSSGVSGVIRDATGRLFLWTKSGEIRASLDEGESWMGVDIFRPEASSLTVFRPEPGGFRIGTDQNALYRFRLDRIALKQPGEIPVLRTEPIESEIPSTWRPLVGHLLVNLLAFFALNIFFTFSYSLLPNAGVSLTAAWLGALLTSTISLGFTAIFRQIIPLFANTGVVYGIWVALPLGLMVLLFLVQFFLLGLEITRLLDSPRLIRRGIIVSTIRRFAHRIEHLDRTDLTEHR
- a CDS encoding ABC transporter permease, producing MSAEVTQIGRWQRLSPYIQLMKSSIQSRMEYRGTFIAFLLTIAGFYLAQIAVIGLMLGRFGTIGGWSPGEMAFLYSLLILSTGCVSAIFSGMLDFSEFIREGTFDRLLLRPLSTLGQVLAMRFDMTGFMHLLLGIAALAFATALLDIEWTTVRVAFLILSVAGGVLILGGVRIIVASICFFTVRNESLQHLIVFSTREFLMYPVSIYIRPVQIFLTFLFPIAFVNFYPAHVLLNRDANTLIAPALAYLAFPVGLLVFIASLYFWRVGQRHYSSTGS